One window of Bacteroidales bacterium genomic DNA carries:
- a CDS encoding ATP-binding protein, with the protein MYLKSFTFRENAGQNIEWLIDQVSLGLTNLVVGKNSSGKTRTLNAISDLVSMLMGKGTTATGPVSYELLFRNSENEMKYELEYDLDTIHLERLYVGEEMVLERKEGGTGIVKYVATPDSMFLDFAIPHDQLACYAKRDRLQHPFIEMIHSWAISLRRFNFSSDLGKSRYALKSSFESREVDWTDTANSLVPAISVAEEEFPEFHQLVLKDMKQIGYDLHDFGVIRFSERFSGGSQDRFAVYTTETGLEKQVTQRDMSQGMFRAFSVLVQVNYYILCKHKGFVIIDDIGEGLDFSRAKQLVQVLISKAAEAEIQLIMSTNDSFIMNAVDIENWAVIMREGHKISLFNYENSKEIFEEFKFTGLNNFDFYASEFFRSGFSDEDEDEDQGA; encoded by the coding sequence ATGTATCTTAAAAGTTTTACTTTTCGTGAAAATGCCGGTCAGAACATCGAATGGCTCATTGATCAGGTGAGCCTCGGCCTGACCAACCTGGTCGTGGGAAAAAATTCCAGCGGAAAAACCCGTACTCTGAATGCTATATCAGATCTGGTGAGTATGCTTATGGGCAAGGGGACCACGGCCACCGGACCGGTGAGTTACGAGTTATTGTTCAGGAACAGCGAAAATGAAATGAAATATGAACTGGAGTATGATCTGGACACCATACACCTGGAGCGCCTCTATGTGGGAGAGGAGATGGTGCTGGAGCGAAAGGAGGGCGGTACCGGAATCGTTAAGTATGTGGCTACTCCGGATTCCATGTTCCTGGATTTCGCGATTCCGCACGATCAGCTGGCCTGTTATGCCAAGCGCGACCGGCTGCAGCACCCCTTTATTGAGATGATCCACAGCTGGGCCATCAGCCTCCGAAGGTTTAATTTCAGCAGCGATTTAGGGAAATCACGATATGCCCTGAAATCTTCCTTCGAATCCAGAGAAGTAGACTGGACCGATACAGCAAATTCGCTGGTTCCAGCCATTTCGGTGGCTGAGGAGGAGTTTCCTGAGTTCCACCAACTGGTCCTGAAGGATATGAAGCAGATCGGATATGACCTGCATGATTTCGGGGTCATCCGTTTTTCGGAGCGTTTCAGCGGTGGCAGCCAGGACCGTTTTGCGGTTTACACGACAGAGACGGGACTGGAAAAACAGGTGACCCAGCGCGATATGTCCCAGGGGATGTTCCGGGCATTCTCCGTACTGGTGCAGGTGAATTACTACATACTCTGCAAGCATAAAGGTTTCGTGATTATCGATGACATCGGAGAAGGGCTCGATTTCTCCAGGGCCAAGCAACTGGTACAGGTCCTGATCTCCAAGGCAGCAGAAGCTGAAATTCAGCTGATCATGTCCACCAATGACTCCTTTATAATGAATGCGGTAGATATTGAAAACTGGGCAGTGATTATGCGGGAAGGGCATAAGATCAGCCTCTTTAACTACGAAAATTCAAAGGAGATCTTCGAGGAGTTTAAATTTACCGGGCTGAACAATTTTGATTTTTATGCCAGTGAGTTCTTCCGCTCCGGATTCAGCGACGAGGATGAGGATGAAGATCAGGGAGCATGA